The Pogona vitticeps strain Pit_001003342236 chromosome 6, PviZW2.1, whole genome shotgun sequence genome contains a region encoding:
- the LOC144583698 gene encoding olfactory receptor 14C36-like — protein MNNHTSKSTFLLMRISDVQELQILHAFVFLALYLLSIIGNLLILIAVALDYRLHTPMYFFLSNLAVLDLGSVSVTVPKSIAMSLADDTSISYYGCVAQVFFFIFFFTTGFCVLIIMAHDRNIAICKPLQYERIMHKEACFHMVALGWFAGLCNALLHTGGTFANAFCSNTVSQFFCEIPQLLKLSCSDLYLVEFGLIVLSCSIAIGSLIFIIKTYVQIFATVLRIPSVHGQRKAFSTCIPHLTVVSVLILCGGSAHARPPTNTTSALDVAFAVIYSIIPPLLNPFIYSMRNKELKAALWKLLNFRFSSKTISIHL, from the coding sequence ATGAATAATCATACTTCAAAATCTACTTTTCTGCTGATGAGAATCTCTGATGTCCAAGAACTGCAGATCTTACATGCCTTTGTATTTCTAGCATTATACCTGCTGTCAATAATTGGAAACCTTCTCATTCTTATTGCAGTGGCTTTGGATTACCGCCTTCACACTCCCATGTATTTCTTCCTGTCCAATTTAGCAGTGCTAGACCTTGGCTCAGTGTCAGTCACAGTGCCCAAATCCATTGCTATGTCCCTTGCAGATGACACTTCAATTTCATATTATGGATGCGTTGCTCAGGTGTtcttttttatcttcttttttactACAGGTTTTTGTGTCTTAATTATAATGGCTCATGATCGCAATATTGCTATttgcaaaccactccagtatgaAAGAATCATGCACAAAGAAGCTTGCTTTCATATGGTAGCACTAGGTTGGTTTGCTGGTCTTTGTAATGCCCTATTACACACTGGTGGCACTTTTGCAAATGCCTTCTGTTCTAATACAGTCAGTCAGTTCTTCTGTGAGATCCCACAGTTATTAAAGCTCTCCTGCTCTGACCTTTATCTTGTGGAATTTGGGCTTATTGTACTCAGCTGCAGTATAGCAATAggaagcctcatcttcatcatcaaaacCTATGTGCAGATCTTTGCTACGGTGCTCAGAATCCCCTCAGTACATGGTCAGAGAAAAGCCTTCTCCACCTGTATTCCTCACCTCACTGTTGTCTCTGTGTTAATACTGTGTGGAGGTTCTGCTCATGCAAGGCCCCCAACTAATACCACTTCAGCTCTGGATGTGGCATTTGCAGTGATTTATTCTATAATTCCTCCCCTGTTGAATCCATTCATCTATAGCATGAGAAACAAAGAGCTCAAGGCTGCTTTGTGGAAATTGTTAAATTTCAGGTTTTCTTCTAAAACCATTTCTATCCATCTTTAG
- the LOC110086467 gene encoding olfactory receptor 14I1-like translates to MNNDTLMSTFLLMRISNVRELQILHFFLFLVLYLMSVTSNLLIIIAVALDYHLHTPIYFFLFNLAMLDLGSVSVTVPKSMAVSLMDDTSISYAGCVAQVFCYLFFLTSGFCILVIMAHDRNIAICNPQQYERIIHKGACFHMVAIGCFSSFFYALLHTVGTFANTFCSNTASQFFCEIPQLLKLSCSDLYLVEVGLIVLSCSTAIGCLIFIIHTYVQIFATVLRIPSAHGQRKAFSTCIPHLTVVCMLIFCGIFAYAKPRSDTSSALDVAFAVTYSIIPHLLNPFIYSMRNKDLKSALWKLVNFRHASKTISSDL, encoded by the coding sequence ATGAATAATGATACTTTGATGTCTACTTTTCTGCTGATGAGAATCTCCAATGTCCGAGAACTACAGATCTTACACTTTTTCCTATTTCTAGTATTGTATCTGATGTCAGTAACTAGCAACCTTCTCATTATCattgcagtggccttggattaTCACCTTCATACCCCTATATACTTCTTTCTGTTCAATTTAGCTATGCTAGACCTTGGTTCAGTGTCAGTCACAGTGCCCAAATCTATGGCTGTGTCCCTTATGGATGACACTTCAATTTCATATGCTGGATGTGTAGCTCAGGTTTTCTGTTATCTCTTCTTTCTAACTTCAGGCTTTTGTATCTTAGTTATAATGGCTCATGATCGCAACATTGCTATTTGCAACCCACAGCAGTATGAAAGAATCATTCACAAAGGAGCCTGCTTTCATATGGTAGCAATAGGATGCTTTAGTAGTTTTTTTTATGCACTCTTACACACTGTTGGTACTTTTGCAAATACCTTCTGTTCTAATACAGCCAGTCAGTTCTTCTGTGAAATCCCACAGTTACTCAAGCTGTCATGCTCTGACCTTTATCTTGTGGAAGTTGGGCTTATTGTActcagctgcagtacagcaatagGATGCCTTATTTTCATCATCCACACCTATGTGCAGATCTTTGCTACAGTGCTCAGAATACCCTCAGCACATGGTCAGAGAAAAGCCTTCTCTACTTGTATTCCTCACCTCACTGTTGTCTGTATGTTGATATTCTGTGGAATCTTTGCTTATGCAAAGCCTCGGTCTGATACATCATCTGCTCTGGATGTAGCTTTTGCTGTGACATATTCTATAATTCCTCACTTGTTGAACCCATTCATCTATAGCATGAGAAACAAAGATCTCAAGAGTGCTTTGTGGAAATTGGTAAATTTCAGACATGCCTCTAAAACCATTTCATCTGATCTTTAG